A window of Staphylococcus lloydii genomic DNA:
TGGTCAGGTATTTGTCCAACATTGCCTTTTCTAATATCTGAAAGTGCATTATCAATAGAGGATATCGCAGAGTTTGATTTAGGTGATAAGCATAACTCAATCACAGCCTGACTTAATGGGATACGTGCTTCAGGGAATCCAAGTCTTTCGGCCGCATCAATTGCAGCTAATGTGCGTTGACCTGCATTAGGAGAAGCTAAACCAATATCTTCGAAACTTATAACAAGTAAGCGACGCGCAATCGTCGGTAAATCGCCAGCTTCGATTAATCGTGCAAGATAGTGCAACGCAGCATTCACGTCACTACCACGAATTGATTTCTGAAACGCACTCATTACGTCATAATGCATATCCCCATCTTTATCGCTTAGAAAAGCACCACGTTGCAAGCAATCTTTTGCGTCTTGTAATGTAATATGGCGTACGTCTTCATCTACCTTTGAACTTAAGACAGCTAATTCTAAGGCGTTCAAGGCACTTCTAACGTCTCCTTGGCTTTGTGTTGAGAAATATTCCATAGCATCGTCGTCGACTTGAGCATTATAGCTTTTTAATCCTCTTTTATCGTCCTCTAACGCTCGTTTAAGCGCTAAATTGACATCTTCGTCTGTTAATGGATATAATTCGAATATTTGTGCTCTTGAACGTATTGCTGGATTTATTGCATGATAAGGGTTTGAAGTTGTCGCACCAATCAATACTATTTTGCCGTTTTCTAAATGGGGAAGTAAAAAGTCTTGCTTAGTTTTATCTAATCGATGAATCTCATCTAATAATAAAATGACTTGGCCAGACATTTTAGCTTCTTCAACTATAAGTTGCATATCTTTTTTTGTATTAGAAACAGCATTTAACTGTCTGAATTTATATTGCGTACTCCCAGCAATTGCTTTAGCAATGCTCGTTTTACCTATGCCTGGTGGTCCATAAAAAATCATTGATGATAATCGCTTAGTGTCTACCATTCTTCTAATAATTCCAGTTGGACCGACTAAATGTTGTTGGGAAATAATTTCGTCTATATTTTCTGGACGCATTCTTGCAGCTAATGGTTCATTAGTCACGTTGTTTCACACCTTTCTAATTCTATATTAACGCAAAAAATGATACTATGGGAATATATAAGTATTCGATTAAGTGAGGTTATATTATGAAGATTTCTACTAAAGGAAGATACGGACTAACTTTAATGATTTCCTTAGCCAAAAAAGAAGGGCAAGGTTGCGTTTCATTAAAATCTATAGCAGAAGAAAATAGTCTAAGTGATTTATATTTAGAACAACTTGTTGGTCCGCTAAGAAATGCTGGATTAATACGTAGTGTACGTGGCGCTAAAGGTGGTTACCAATTAAGAGTACCAGCTGAAGAAATAAGTGCAGGGGATATTATTCGACTGTTAGAAGGCCCCATCACTTTCGTTGAAAGCATCGAATCTGAGCCACCAGCACAAAAACAATTATGGATTAGAATGCGCGATGCAGTAAGAGATGTGCTTGATAATACTACGCTTAAGTATTTAGCAGAATATAAAGAAACAGACAATTTAGATGGCTACATGTTCTATATTTAAAATAATTAAAATTATAATGTTTATATC
This region includes:
- a CDS encoding replication-associated recombination protein A, which translates into the protein MTNEPLAARMRPENIDEIISQQHLVGPTGIIRRMVDTKRLSSMIFYGPPGIGKTSIAKAIAGSTQYKFRQLNAVSNTKKDMQLIVEEAKMSGQVILLLDEIHRLDKTKQDFLLPHLENGKIVLIGATTSNPYHAINPAIRSRAQIFELYPLTDEDVNLALKRALEDDKRGLKSYNAQVDDDAMEYFSTQSQGDVRSALNALELAVLSSKVDEDVRHITLQDAKDCLQRGAFLSDKDGDMHYDVMSAFQKSIRGSDVNAALHYLARLIEAGDLPTIARRLLVISFEDIGLASPNAGQRTLAAIDAAERLGFPEARIPLSQAVIELCLSPKSNSAISSIDNALSDIRKGNVGQIPDHLKDGHYAGAKELGRAIGYQYPHSHESGFIAQQYLPDKLKNKIYYEPKTTSKSEQQFKSIYENITKAQQQNSK
- the cymR gene encoding cysteine metabolism transcriptional regulator CymR, with product MKISTKGRYGLTLMISLAKKEGQGCVSLKSIAEENSLSDLYLEQLVGPLRNAGLIRSVRGAKGGYQLRVPAEEISAGDIIRLLEGPITFVESIESEPPAQKQLWIRMRDAVRDVLDNTTLKYLAEYKETDNLDGYMFYI